CCCCCGCCCCGACGGCCACACCCTCGATGACGGCAATGACGATGGCGGGGATGTTGCGGATCAGTTTGATGCTCTCGTTGAGGACGGCCGCTTCGGCGTCGATGAGCGCCTCGGCGTCCCCGGCCTCTCTGAAGGCGATTATGTCCCCACCGGAGCAGAATGCCCCTCCCGAACCCCTGATGACGACAAGGGGGGCGCTCTCGCGGGCGGCATTCTTCATCGCCTCGTAAAGCCCCTTGAGAAGGTCGTAATCCATGGCGTTCTTCCTATCGGGTCTGTTCAACGTGATGG
This genomic window from Syntrophorhabdus sp. contains:
- a CDS encoding enoyl-CoA hydratase/isomerase family protein, whose amino-acid sequence is MPVVLESLKDDVFTITLNRPDRKNAMDYDLLKGLYEAMKNAARESAPLVVIRGSGGAFCSGGDIIAFREAGDAEALIDAEAAVLNESIKLIRNIPAIVIAVIEGVAVGAG